One Engraulis encrasicolus isolate BLACKSEA-1 chromosome 5, IST_EnEncr_1.0, whole genome shotgun sequence DNA segment encodes these proteins:
- the LOC134448750 gene encoding uncharacterized protein LOC134448750 has protein sequence MSAPRRCLLGCPPMQTTLFNIPASPGIRACWFEFLHFDERGLTKRDRVCARHFTESCFINYGQYSAGLAKELILEDTAVPSVYTVGTSSSKIPTRDVACQYSPTQRDVFIQTSRSSVSKTTSTRSKGISCRPAGHSVAVGCSMADFPDLLLTSTPIKGKRKRVQLEELQLEELSTDSIEPTDPMDSTYQPSFTEISQDNASAPPLYESRKYMVFEENLLQLLRNCPTCMRPCQIDTFEIGTLLSVKQTCSNCVITNKWQSQPFIRDMPVGNLQLSAAVCFNGASFLQIHKVLSSLRMASICPRTFNHHQSLFLQPTILWQWRAEQQQIIQLAKQCHKPITLGGDMRADSPGHCAKYGSYTTMVLDCNKVVDIQLVQSNEVGNSQRMEREGFERSLHFLESEGLDIGAIVTDRHPSIGKFMREQRPSIRHLYDTWHVAKGLQKRIDALGKMKGCRDVAWWRKSFRMAAAM, from the exons ATGAGTGCACCACGGAGATGTTTGCTGGGCTGTCCGCCCATGCAAACAACACTATTCAACATCCCGGCGAGTCCCGGAATTCGTGCCTGCTGGTTCGAGTTCCTGCATTTCGACGAGAGAGGGCTGACTAAGAGAGACCGGGTTTGCGCCAGACATTTCACCGAGTCCTGTTTTATCAACTACGGGCAGTACTCCGCTGGACTGGCGAAGGAGCTAATCCTTGAGGACACGGCTGTGCCATCAGTGTACACAGTTGGGACATCTTCTTCTAAAATACCA ACCAGAGATGTCGCCTGTCAGTACAGCCCGACTCAAAGGGACGTTTTCATCCAGACCTCAAGGAGCTCCGTTTCAAAAACAACCAGTACCCGCAGTAAAG GTATCTCGTGCCGTCCAGCTGGCCACTCAGTGGCTGTGGGCTGCTCAATGGCTGACTTCCCTGACCTGCTGCTGACCTCAACACCAATCAAAGGCAAAAGAAAAAGAGTGCAGTTGGAGGAGTTGCAGTTGGAGGAGCTGAGCACGGACTCCATTGAGCCAACTGATCCAATGGATTCCACCTATCAGCCCAGCTTCACTGAAATTTCACAGGACAATGcgag TGCTCCTCCACTGTATGAAAGCAGGAAGTACATGGTGTTTGAAGAGAACCTCTTGCAGCTGCTGAGGAACTGCCCAACCTGCATGCGACCATGCCAAATTGACACCTTTGAAATTGGCACTTTATTATCAGTCAAACag ACATGCAGCAACTGTGTCATAACCAACAAGTGGCAAAGCCAGCCTTTTATTAGAGACATGCCAGTGGGAAACCTCCAGTTGTCGGCTGCAGTCTGTTTTAATGGGGCTTCATTCCTTCAGATTCACAAG GTACTGTCGTCACTACGAATGGCATCCATCTGTCCCCGCACATTCAACCACCATCAAAGCCTCTTCCTGCAACCAACCATTCTTTGGCAatggagggcagagcagcagCAGATCATTCAGCTGGCCAAACAATGCCATAAACCAATCACTTTAGGAGGCGACATGCGAGCTGATTCTCCCG GACATTGTGCTAAGTACGGCTCATACACTACAATGGTTCTCGATTGCAACAAGGTTGTGGACATTCAATTGGTCCAG AGTAATGAGGTCGGAAACAGCCAGAGAATGGAGAGGGAGGGCTTTGAAAGAAGCCTTCATTTTCTTGAGTCGGAGGGGTTGGACATTGGAGCCATAGTAACTGATCGCCACCCATCGATTGGGAAGTTCATGAGGGAACAAAGACCTTCCATCAGGCACCTGTACGACACCTGGCACGTTGctaaag GTTTACAGAAAAGGATTGATGCCCTAGGGAAGATGAAGGGATGCAGGGACGTGGCCTGGTGGAGGAAAAGTTTT AGAATGGCTGCAGCCATGTAA
- the LOC134448231 gene encoding uncharacterized protein LOC134448231 isoform X2, with amino-acid sequence MTLSRRNVTCNCSNMDNMEESFVSEVVDESPPSYIFYLDEESGGEDVEEDASETEHFGVEGIQPYMFEPLPRNAVSITPAEETDVHPREHWDVTQWCSCDNCVNVPSGPEKVCCKEVDQIIKKCEEAMLVGLEMLNCITKHAGFPNVCLDPWVLQTEYANIVQYHYDKDQGNFSENERWRHTAYRIFVKWCWGYLGARYRVAIPACVIRAIRAAFPAPSDEGYTGFQLPPIHPTFRRNRT; translated from the exons ATGACACTGTCAAGAAGGAACGTAACTTGTAATTGTAGCAATATGGACAACATGGAGGAGAGTTTTGTGTCGGAGGTAGTAGACGAGTCTCCTCCGTCGTACATTTTTTATTTAGATGAGGAAAGTGGGGGGGAAGACGTGGAAGAGGACGCCTCGGAAACAGAACATTTCGGTGTAGAAGGCATACAACCATATATGTTTGAGCCCTTGCCTCGCAACGCTGTCAGCATCACTCCTGCCGAGGAAACAGACGTCCACCCCCGTGAACACTGGGACGTTACTCAATG GTGTTCctgtgacaactgtgtcaacgtGCCCTCAGGTCCTGAGAAAGTGTGTTGTAAGGAGGTAGACCAG ATCATCAAAAAATGTGAGGAAGCCATGTTGGTGGGCCTGGAGATGCTAAATTGCATCACAAAGCATGCAGGCTTCCCTAACGTGTGTCTGGATCCTTGGGTACTGCAGACCGAATATGCaaatatagtgcagtaccacTATGACAAGGACCAGGGAAATTTTTCAGAAAACGA GCGTTGGCGACACACTGCTTATCGCATCTTTGTGAAGTGGTGTTGGGGCTACCTGGGGGCACGCTATCGTGTAGCCATCCCCGCTTGTGTTATAAGGGCCATCAGAGCTGCTTTCCCTGCACCATCAGATGAAGGCTACACTGGTTTTCAGTTGCCTCCAATTCATCCAACTTTTCGA AGGAATAGAACGTAG
- the LOC134448231 gene encoding uncharacterized protein LOC134448231 isoform X1, translated as MTLSRRNVTCNCSNMDNMEESFVSEVVDESPPSYIFYLDEESGGEDVEEDASETEHFGVEGIQPYMFEPLPRNAVSITPAEETDVHPREHWDVTQWCSCDNCVNVPSGPEKVCCKEVDQIIKKCEEAMLVGLEMLNCITKHAGFPNVCLDPWVLQTEYANIVQYHYDKDQGNFSENERWRHTAYRIFVKWCWGYLGARYRVAIPACVIRAIRAAFPAPSDEGYTGFQLPPIHPTFRVSMSIYIFKGKARLLEPLAVMFQI; from the exons ATGACACTGTCAAGAAGGAACGTAACTTGTAATTGTAGCAATATGGACAACATGGAGGAGAGTTTTGTGTCGGAGGTAGTAGACGAGTCTCCTCCGTCGTACATTTTTTATTTAGATGAGGAAAGTGGGGGGGAAGACGTGGAAGAGGACGCCTCGGAAACAGAACATTTCGGTGTAGAAGGCATACAACCATATATGTTTGAGCCCTTGCCTCGCAACGCTGTCAGCATCACTCCTGCCGAGGAAACAGACGTCCACCCCCGTGAACACTGGGACGTTACTCAATG GTGTTCctgtgacaactgtgtcaacgtGCCCTCAGGTCCTGAGAAAGTGTGTTGTAAGGAGGTAGACCAG ATCATCAAAAAATGTGAGGAAGCCATGTTGGTGGGCCTGGAGATGCTAAATTGCATCACAAAGCATGCAGGCTTCCCTAACGTGTGTCTGGATCCTTGGGTACTGCAGACCGAATATGCaaatatagtgcagtaccacTATGACAAGGACCAGGGAAATTTTTCAGAAAACGA GCGTTGGCGACACACTGCTTATCGCATCTTTGTGAAGTGGTGTTGGGGCTACCTGGGGGCACGCTATCGTGTAGCCATCCCCGCTTGTGTTATAAGGGCCATCAGAGCTGCTTTCCCTGCACCATCAGATGAAGGCTACACTGGTTTTCAGTTGCCTCCAATTCATCCAACTTTTCGAGTAAGCATGTCTATCTATATCTTCAAGGGAAAAGCAAGGCTTTTGGAACCTTTGGCTGTAATGTTCCAAATTTGA